The DNA region TCTAAAGACTTTGGTGATTACAATACGCGGAGGAAACAACTCCTTGAAAAAGGTCTCAAATGGTTCAAAAATAGGGTTAATAAGTGGAACCAGAATCCTAGGATTCCTGAGATGAGTTTTGAGAATCTCAAAGTCATATTTGCTGATGGAGAAACATTTCAATTTGGAGACACGAAAATTAGATTTACAAGGCCCCTCTTTCATGGAATAGAGTTTTCAAGAGTGGGGTGGGTGATTTCAGTGGTGATTGAATGCAAAGAAGAAAAATTCATCCATTCAAGCGATTTGAATGGGCCAATAATAGAGGATTATGCAGATTGGATAACCAAGGAAAATCCAGATATTCTTGTTTTGGATGGTCCCATGACATACATGCTCGGTTATCTCCTTAATAAAATCAACTTAAGAAGAACAATTGAAAATGCAGTAAAAATTGTAAAGGAAATAGATGCGGAAGTCATTATCTATGATCACCACCTACCAAGAGAGCGCCACTTTAGGGAACACACAAAAGAAGTGTGGGAAGCGGCGGAAAGACTTGATAAAAACCTTCTAACTGCTGCCGAATTTTTGGGAATGAGACCAAAGGTTTTGGGAGTTTAATATTTGGGATATCGTTTTAACTCTTTAATTAAATTTATTTTAAGGGTGATAAAATGAACATTGGGAAAGCCGACAAGCTTAGGATATACTTTAGCTGAAGACTATGCCGGCTACAACAGTCCGTTTTTGGCCCAACATGGGATCTTCTTCCCAGTAGAGGTAGAGTTTGATGGGAATAAACGAAGAGTACTCTTTGATACAGCATCCCACGCTGACATTTTCTTTTTCAAGCCTCGTCCTCACGGCAGGGTAGGTCATAGCTGTTTTATGAACAGTTCTGCTTTCTCTGGGATTCTTATCCTGACATATGATGAATCCAGTCCCAAGAACTCTGCCCCATTTACCACTAAAATTCCTTTTTGAAGCAAATAGTTGTAAGTGTTGAATCCTCTTTTACCAGTGAGCAGGATTTCCCTCTGAAAGTTCATAACAATCACCAATCAATCAAAAAGACTTAAGTACTTATAATTCTAACGACCCGATGGGAACTAGGGTTAAGTAATTTGTTTCTACTATCGTATTTACTATTAAAAAATCAATAATACTTAGAATAATAGAAAAATCTATAAGATTTGATATTGTATTTAGAAATGTAAAAGCTCCATTAGGTGATACAATATGCAGTGGAAGAAACAGCTTTGTTTGATGTTGGGGTTGTTGGTGTTAAGCACTAGTTCAGCAGTAGCAAAATACATAGAGACACCAATAACTCTCCTAGGAGTATATGAAAAAGGTGGATACCTGCCTGACACAGGAGATGTCTGGATAGATGAGACTGGAGTCATAGTTTCCTCATTTAGATGGGTAAATCCCCAATTTGGTAATTACTTCCCAGGAACTTACTATGAACACGAGTTTAGAGTTGAAAATGATCCAAACAAAGACAAAATTTCATATGGAGGGCAATATATAACAAATCTGCCAGATGGTTACGTTGACCCAGATGATCTAGTGTTGGTGGCAATGTAGAAAAGATTGTAGATGGAAAGTGGTATTATTCCTATGTGTGGATTTCTGGACCTTCTGGAGTGTATCATACAAACTGTTACTTGGAGGGGGAAGAAGGTGTTTATTTTCCATGGGCTCCTAGTCAAGGATACCCCAAGAGATACTATACACTAGTTAGGAAATATTGAATTTTATAT from Thermococcus sp. MV5 includes:
- a CDS encoding MBL fold metallo-hydrolase: MALSFEPIWFDSLGAKSSCVLVRTSDVSILIDPGIAIMQPSFPASEEEKIEWLIEGEKAIKRASERADVVVITHYHYDHYFPNDLDVYKDKLLLVKDPNEYINDSQRERAEYFYSNLYRYFGDLKLEDIWRKSESKEYPNPLEELPIAFSKDFGDYNTRRKQLLEKGLKWFKNRVNKWNQNPRIPEMSFENLKVIFADGETFQFGDTKIRFTRPLFHGIEFSRVGWVISVVIECKEEKFIHSSDLNGPIIEDYADWITKENPDILVLDGPMTYMLGYLLNKINLRRTIENAVKIVKEIDAEVIIYDHHLPRERHFREHTKEVWEAAERLDKNLLTAAEFLGMRPKVLGV